The sequence below is a genomic window from Luteimonas sp. MC1825.
CGGGACGGCAGGCGGATGGTGATCGACACCTTGCCGGCGTCACAGGCGGGGGGCATCACGAACTGTGCGCGCTGGCCGGTCGGGAAGGTCAGCGAGACCACGGGATCGGCATCGGTAATGCGCTGGCCGGTACCGCTTTCGTTGACCACCGCCGTGCAGAACTGGCGGGCGCGCTCGAACGTGAGGCCGGGAACCTGGACGCGCTGCCATTTGCCGCGCAGCTCGAGCCAGACCTCGCCCGGACGGTTGATGCAGATTTCCGTGACGTCGGGGGAGGTCATGTAGCCGATGATGCCCAGCACTTCGTACTGGTACTCGAGGAAGCCGCCAGGCGCGCCACCGCGCGGGGGCTCGTGCGGCATCGCTGGCACGGAGCTGCCATCGGCCATCACAGCTTCGCCACCACGGCGGAGAAATCGACGTCGCGGGCGACGTACACGTTCACCACGGTGCCATGCTGGATCGTCACCGTCGGCGGCCTGCGGCTGTCCAGTGCCTGGTTTGCGAGTCGCTCCATGGTCCTTCCGGTCGCGCTCTCGTAAGGCGACTGGACAACCACGCCTGCCGGGCCGATGGTCGACGATGTCGGCCCTTCCTCTGCAGCCGCGTATTTGAAGGCGTCACTCAGCAGGCTGATCAGGAGCGCCGAGGCGACCCGGCTGCCCCAATGCGCGCTGTAATCGCCCGGATGCCCGGCCCCGCCGAGGTTGTCGACGCCAGGACTCGCCATCGCGACGTCCAGCCCGCCAGGCGTCGAGATGCGGTCCCAGACGACTGCCACGCGCGGACCCGTCGGCTCCGTGTCGTAGCGCCCAAGCACCTTTGAACCGCGTGGCAGCAGCAGTTGCCGGCCGTTGATCGAATACACAGGTTCGGTGACAACGCAGGAGGTGAATCCGGGGATGTCAGTGATGATGCGCGTCTCAAGCACGCAGCGGATGTAGGTGCCACGGACCAGCAGCGCGTCCGGCCGCGTGATGTGTCGCGCACGCGAGGTGGTGGTCGGCTCAGCCTCGACCTGGGCGGACTCTGCCGCTGGAAGGCCGGCGAGCATGGCCTGCATGTATGCGTCCGGTCCCTTCGGCAGCCTGTCGCCATCGCCCGACTGCATCCTCCGTTCGCGCAGCGACGGACCTGCGGGAGCACGGGGGATGGCGAAGGTGGGCAATGCCGGCGCCGCTTGCTGGCCAGTGCTGGGCATCACCGGGATCGGCATGGCGGGCATTGGCGGTATCGTCTCGACGTTCGGCTCGCGTGGTGCTGCCGTCCGTGGCAGTTCGGGAATGACGAGTGCCTGCTCACGCGGTCCGGCAGGCGTGGCCGCTTCGCCACTCACGGCGCGCAGCGTCCATACGACGGCAAGCACCAGCAGCAGCACGATCCCGGCCAGGAACACCAGCGCCTTGCGATTCAGGCGGCGCATGTCCTCGGTGCGCAGGACTGGCGCGGAGGCGTCCAGGTCGGGGCTTGCCTGGCGCGCCGCATAGTGGCCGGCGCGGCCGTCCGGCGACCGGATGTCACGCTCGCTCATCGGGGGTTCCTCCTCAGGCCGACGACGTTGCGCCCGTGGCGGACCACGAGATACGGATAGGTGCCATGCACCACCACCGTGCTGCCTTCGACGGTCGTATTGACGACGAAGTCCTCACCATCCTCGCGCTCGCGGCCGAACACCACCGGGAAACCCCCGGTTGGCAACCTCGCCTGATCGCCCATTCGCACGTAGGTGAAGCTGCCGTCGTCGTACACATTGGCGGGCACCAGCCACGCCTGCCCGCGCCGCACGGCATAGTCGTAGTCGTAGTTGTACTGCCGCGTCCTGTCGAGAGTAATGCTCAGGCCCGCGGTAGGCGATTCCTCGGCGGGCGCCTTGAAGCTTTCGTCGGGCGGGTAACGGAACGCGATCTTGTACTGCACGCCAGCACGCCGTGCCTGCTCGAGGGAGGTCCAGTCACTTGCCACGACCTTGAGCTCGAAAATGTAGGCGTGCGACTGCGTGCGCACCAGCATGTTGGTGTCGACGTCGGCATCCCGCGGCCGGAGATAGAACACGGTACCGCGCCGGGTCAGGTCCCAGCCGCTGCTGAAGCCGGTGCTGTAGTCGAGGATCTCCTCGGCGGGATCGAGCTCGATCTGGGTGGCGATGCCGAGTGCGGTATGCACCGGGTAGACCTGGTCTGGCTCGTACTCGTAGACGTCGACTTGCTGGGCGTGCACGGGTCCCGCGACAAGCCAGCAGGCCAGTGACATGACGACCAGTGCGGTGGCCAGGCTTCTGGTCACGGGCCAGCCTCCCGTTGTTCGCCCGGCGCGGCCTGGGGATCGCTGTTGTCCGCCACCGCGTCATCGGACACGGGCTCGAGCGCTGCGTCCGCCGCCTCCGATTCAGCGGGCGGCAACGCGGCGTAGTCGTTGTCGGCCCGGTAACTCGTCACCTGGAATCCAAGCGGGTTTTCGAGGCGATCAGGCTCATCCATCTTCAGGGCCAGGTTGTATGTGAAGCCGAGCGTTGCAATGCGGCTGTCCAATGGACGGGTCGCACCGGATGATTTTTCGTAGACGCTGCGCTGGAAGCGCACCGTGGCCCCGCCGGGCTGTCCGTCTGGCCCATCGAGAAGCTGGATGCTGAGGATGCGCACACGGATCGCGCGCATCCGTCCAAGCGTGTTGAACGGGCTGCGGGGATTGTTGGCGGCGTGGAGCGCCGCGTACTCGCGTCCGACCTCCGGCACCGTCATCGCATGCACCGCGCGCCAGTCGCGCAGGTTCATCATCGCGACGTCATAGGATTCACGCAGCCCCACGAAGCGCGCGACGTTCGCGCGGTTGATGGCTTCGCTGGCGGTCAGCGCGCGATGACGGAAGTCTTCATCGAGGCGGGCGATGGTGGCATTGCCACTGTAGGCATCGGCCATCACCAGGAACGGCACGCGTTCCTTCAAGGGCAGGATGCGGAAGTAGCCGGCGCCCAGCAGGAGCGCGGTCACCGCGGCGACGAGCGCGACCAGCCACGCGCGGCGTTCGCTGCGACGCGCGAGGTCGACGATGGTGATTTCGTAGTCTGTCGCCTTGGCGATCGCTTCCTCGATCGCCGGCGACGCCAGTTTCCTTCCGAACATGATGCAATCCGTGCAAGGTTCGTGTTGGTTGGTTCTGTCGCCCGCGGTCAGCCCGGGTCCGCCTCCCGTCTCGTCACCACCAGCCGGTCCCCATCGACCGCCACCAGGACATCATGCGCGGCATAGACCTCGCTCAACTGCGCGGCGGCGTCTTCGAGGCGCTGCGCACGGAGCGCCTGCACCGGCAGGTGCAGCGTGAAATCGGCATGGTGGCGATAATCGAGCGTCATCTGGGTATCGCGTGCCCAGCGCGCCAGCAGGCTGCGCAGGGTGCGATCGAGCGGAGAGGCCTGGAACACGTACGCCCCGCGCAGCGGGATGGCGTGCGTCGTATCGGCGTATCGGTTGACCGGCTGCCAGCGACCGCGGACGTCCGGCGCATCGCGCGTTGCGCAGGCACTGAGCATCAACGCCACGAGGGCGGCACTGCAGCACCCGACCACGTCATCCTTGACGTCCATGTCCCCCTCCCCGGCGACAAGCTTGAATTAGAGGCCGGAACGATCCTTGTCCTCGGCCGTGGAACTCCGTGTGTGTCGTGGCCCCCTGGCTACGACGCGAGCGCTGCGGTGGACTACATGCGCCATGAGCTGACGCTACGGGTCGATCGGTGACCGGTCAATACACGCAAGCGAGCATTTCTGTGATCGCGTCCAGAAAATGGACAAGTCTCATAGGGACTTCGGATATCTCCGGTGCAGTCCGGAATGCAATACAGGCGCATTACCATGGACGCATGCATGCAGCCACAAGAACCGCCTCCCTGTTTGCCGCACTCGCCTTCGCTCTGCTGGCATCCGCCTGCTCGACGCCGACGGCGCTGCAGCCTGTCGTCGATGCCGGGGGGACTGCCCCCGCAACTGCGTCCGATACGCTGCTGCTGATCTCCATCGACGGCCTGCACCCGGACCGCATCAACGCAGACGACTCGCCGAATCTCGTCCGCCTCGCCGCCAACGGCGTGCAGGCGCGCTGGATGACGCCCTCCTACCCGTCGCTCACCTTCCCCAACCACTACACCATCGCCACCGGGCTGCGGCCCGACCGCCACGGCATCGTCCACAACTCCATGCACGACGCGGAACTCGGCACGTTCCGCCTGTCCGACCGCGACGCGGTGGGCACCAGCGGCTGGTGGGGCGGCGAGCCGATCTGGGTAGGCGCCGAAAACGCCGGCCTGCGCACCGCCACCATGTTCTGGCCGGGCTCCGAGGCCGAGGTGGCCGGCGTGCGGCCCACGCGCTGGCATGTGTATGACGAATCCGCATCCGCCGCCCAGCGCGCGGCCACCGTAGCCGGCTGGCTGCTGGAGCCGGACGCCACGCGCCCGCGCCTGGCCACGCTGTACTTCCACGATGTCGACACCGCGGCCCACACCTACGGCCCGGGCTCGGCGGAGGCGCGCGCGGCGCTCGTGGGCGTCGACGCCGCGTTCGGCAGCCTGCTGGACGCGTTGCAGCGCGAGGGGCGCCTGGAGCACACCAACATCGTGCTGGTCTCCGACCACGGCATGGCCGAGGTGCCGCCCGGCCACCAGCTGTCCATCGACGACCTGGTGACCATGGAGCAGGCGCGCGTGGTGAGCATCGGCCAGGTACTCCAGGTGCAACCGAACGCGGGCCATGAATCCGAAGTGGCCACGCGCCTGCTGGGGCAGCATGCGCACCACGAATGCTGGCGCCGCGAGGACCTGCCGGCACGCTGGCACTACGGCACGCACCCGCGCGTGCCGGCGATCGTCTGCCAGATGGACGAGGGCTGGGACGCGGTGCTGCCGCGGATTATTGAAGCCCGTGCACAGGGCGGCATGCGCGGCTCGCACGGCTACGACCCGGCGCTGCCGTCGATGCGCGCGGTGTTCATCGCCAGCGGCCCGGCGTTCCGCCGTGGCGCGGTCATCGATGCGATCGACAACGTCGACGTGTATCCGTTGCTGGCGCGGCTCCTGGGCATCGCGCCCGCCGACAACGACGGCGATCCCGAGGCGCTGCTGCCGGCGCTGGTGCCAGCCGTCGCAAGGCCCTGAACCGCGCCCGGAAGGCTCGGGCCCTGATGTCCGAAAGCGGCGAGTCCGACGCGCCGGGCGGTGCTAGCCTGCGTCCATGGCCTCCCCCGTCCTCCCCGATCCGCAGGTCTGCGAACAGGCGCGACGCAGCCGCGACCCACGCTTCGACGGACTGTTCTTCACCGCCGTGCACAGCACGCGCATCTATTGCC
It includes:
- a CDS encoding type IV secretion system protein, with protein sequence MFGRKLASPAIEEAIAKATDYEITIVDLARRSERRAWLVALVAAVTALLLGAGYFRILPLKERVPFLVMADAYSGNATIARLDEDFRHRALTASEAINRANVARFVGLRESYDVAMMNLRDWRAVHAMTVPEVGREYAALHAANNPRSPFNTLGRMRAIRVRILSIQLLDGPDGQPGGATVRFQRSVYEKSSGATRPLDSRIATLGFTYNLALKMDEPDRLENPLGFQVTSYRADNDYAALPPAESEAADAALEPVSDDAVADNSDPQAAPGEQREAGP
- a CDS encoding TrbI/VirB10 family protein: MSERDIRSPDGRAGHYAARQASPDLDASAPVLRTEDMRRLNRKALVFLAGIVLLLVLAVVWTLRAVSGEAATPAGPREQALVIPELPRTAAPREPNVETIPPMPAMPIPVMPSTGQQAAPALPTFAIPRAPAGPSLRERRMQSGDGDRLPKGPDAYMQAMLAGLPAAESAQVEAEPTTTSRARHITRPDALLVRGTYIRCVLETRIITDIPGFTSCVVTEPVYSINGRQLLLPRGSKVLGRYDTEPTGPRVAVVWDRISTPGGLDVAMASPGVDNLGGAGHPGDYSAHWGSRVASALLISLLSDAFKYAAAEEGPTSSTIGPAGVVVQSPYESATGRTMERLANQALDSRRPPTVTIQHGTVVNVYVARDVDFSAVVAKL
- a CDS encoding ectonucleotide pyrophosphatase/phosphodiesterase; translation: MHAATRTASLFAALAFALLASACSTPTALQPVVDAGGTAPATASDTLLLISIDGLHPDRINADDSPNLVRLAANGVQARWMTPSYPSLTFPNHYTIATGLRPDRHGIVHNSMHDAELGTFRLSDRDAVGTSGWWGGEPIWVGAENAGLRTATMFWPGSEAEVAGVRPTRWHVYDESASAAQRAATVAGWLLEPDATRPRLATLYFHDVDTAAHTYGPGSAEARAALVGVDAAFGSLLDALQREGRLEHTNIVLVSDHGMAEVPPGHQLSIDDLVTMEQARVVSIGQVLQVQPNAGHESEVATRLLGQHAHHECWRREDLPARWHYGTHPRVPAIVCQMDEGWDAVLPRIIEARAQGGMRGSHGYDPALPSMRAVFIASGPAFRRGAVIDAIDNVDVYPLLARLLGIAPADNDGDPEALLPALVPAVARP
- a CDS encoding TrbG/VirB9 family P-type conjugative transfer protein, encoding MSLACWLVAGPVHAQQVDVYEYEPDQVYPVHTALGIATQIELDPAEEILDYSTGFSSGWDLTRRGTVFYLRPRDADVDTNMLVRTQSHAYIFELKVVASDWTSLEQARRAGVQYKIAFRYPPDESFKAPAEESPTAGLSITLDRTRQYNYDYDYAVRRGQAWLVPANVYDDGSFTYVRMGDQARLPTGGFPVVFGREREDGEDFVVNTTVEGSTVVVHGTYPYLVVRHGRNVVGLRRNPR